In Nocardioides faecalis, the following proteins share a genomic window:
- a CDS encoding GH1 family beta-glucosidase: MNPLSDDTRPAEFPPGFLWGAATASYQVEGAAFEDGRTASIWDTFSRLPGAVRNGDTGDVACDHYHRMPADVALLGELGFASYRFSIAWPRVRPDGGAPNPAGLAFYDRLVDELLAHDVLPWVTLYHWDLPQTLEDAGGWLNRDTVERYADYALTVHDALGDRVRHWTTFNEPWCSAFLGYTGGQHAPGRTEGVAGVVAAHHLLLAHGRAVTEIRSRAPEHQLGITLNLTVAEPYDAADPGDVAAATRVDQLWNRVFLDPLLRGKYDDGLAAHTEGMTWRGRTWQEFVVDGDLELIGAPLDFLGVNYYHGDAPSTRAASTGRDLLGSRVAHPERPTRSPFPGGDDLVFPRRGLPVTGLDWEVQPEGLHRLLVELDRDYDLPPVYVTENGAAYDDVLGVDETGAACVDDAERVAFFDAHLRAVRAALADGVDVRGYFAWSLIDNFEWAYGYEQRFGIVYCDFATQRRIPKASARYLARAAAANRLPDVG; the protein is encoded by the coding sequence ATGAACCCGCTCTCGGATGACACCCGCCCCGCCGAGTTCCCGCCCGGCTTCCTGTGGGGCGCGGCCACCGCGTCGTACCAGGTCGAGGGGGCCGCGTTCGAGGACGGCCGGACCGCCTCGATCTGGGACACGTTCTCCCGCCTGCCCGGCGCGGTGCGCAACGGCGACACCGGCGACGTGGCCTGCGACCACTACCACCGGATGCCGGCCGACGTGGCGCTGCTGGGCGAGCTCGGCTTCGCCAGCTACCGGTTCTCCATCGCCTGGCCGCGGGTGCGCCCCGACGGCGGCGCCCCCAACCCGGCGGGCCTCGCCTTCTACGACCGGCTGGTCGACGAGCTGCTGGCCCACGACGTGCTGCCGTGGGTCACGCTCTACCACTGGGACCTGCCGCAGACCCTCGAGGACGCCGGCGGCTGGCTGAACCGCGACACCGTGGAGCGCTACGCCGACTACGCGCTGACCGTGCACGACGCGCTCGGGGACCGGGTGCGGCACTGGACGACGTTCAACGAGCCGTGGTGCAGCGCCTTCCTCGGCTACACCGGCGGCCAGCACGCCCCGGGCCGCACCGAGGGCGTGGCCGGCGTGGTCGCCGCCCACCACCTGCTGCTCGCGCACGGCCGGGCGGTGACCGAGATCCGCTCCCGCGCCCCCGAGCACCAGCTGGGCATCACGCTCAACCTCACCGTCGCCGAGCCGTACGACGCCGCCGACCCCGGCGACGTCGCCGCCGCCACCCGGGTGGACCAGCTGTGGAACCGGGTGTTCCTCGACCCGCTGCTGCGCGGCAAGTACGACGACGGGCTGGCCGCGCACACCGAGGGGATGACGTGGCGCGGGCGCACCTGGCAGGAGTTCGTGGTCGACGGCGACCTGGAGCTGATCGGTGCGCCGCTGGACTTCCTCGGCGTGAACTACTACCACGGCGACGCGCCCTCGACCCGGGCCGCGAGCACCGGGCGCGACCTGCTCGGCTCGCGGGTGGCGCACCCGGAGCGACCCACCCGCAGCCCGTTCCCGGGCGGGGACGACCTGGTGTTCCCGCGCCGCGGGTTGCCGGTGACCGGGCTGGACTGGGAGGTGCAGCCCGAGGGCCTGCACCGGCTGCTGGTCGAGCTGGACCGCGACTACGACCTGCCGCCGGTCTACGTCACCGAGAACGGCGCGGCCTACGACGACGTGCTCGGGGTCGACGAGACCGGTGCCGCGTGCGTGGACGACGCCGAGCGGGTGGCGTTCTTCGACGCCCACCTGCGGGCGGTGCGCGCCGCGCTCGCCGACGGGGTGGACGTGCGCGGCTACTTCGCGTGGTCGCTGATCGACAACTTCGAGTGGGCCTACGGCTACGAGCAGCGCTTCGGCATCGTCTACTGCGACTTCGCCACGCAGCGGCGCATCCCGAAGGCCAGCGCCCGCTACCTCGCCCGCGCAGCGGCCGCGAACCGGCTGCCGGACGTGGGCTAG
- the folP gene encoding dihydropteroate synthase: MAVTLRLGRHAFADEATLMMAIVNRTPDSFFDQGATWAEDAAFARVAEVVAQGAEIVDIGGIKAAPGVEISPAEEKARVVDFVARVRESFPGLVISVDTWRAEVGDAVCAAGADVLNDAWGGADPELVDVAAQHDAAIICTHTGGVTPRTRPYRISYDGPGGVVAAAIADTTAYAERALAAGVAAESIVIDPAHDFGKNTFHSLELTRRLGEMVATGWPVLVSLSNKDFVGETLGLPVGERLVGTLAATSVCALAGARIYRVHQVVETRQTVDMVCSIAGRRPPLRAIRGLQ; the protein is encoded by the coding sequence ATGGCTGTGACCTTGAGGCTCGGGCGCCACGCGTTCGCCGACGAGGCGACGTTGATGATGGCGATCGTCAACCGGACCCCGGACTCGTTCTTCGACCAGGGCGCGACCTGGGCCGAGGACGCCGCGTTCGCGCGCGTCGCCGAGGTCGTCGCCCAGGGCGCCGAGATCGTCGACATCGGCGGCATCAAGGCCGCCCCCGGCGTCGAGATCTCCCCGGCCGAGGAGAAGGCACGGGTCGTGGACTTCGTGGCGCGGGTGCGGGAGTCCTTCCCGGGGTTGGTGATCTCCGTCGACACCTGGCGCGCCGAGGTCGGCGACGCCGTCTGCGCTGCCGGCGCCGATGTCCTCAACGACGCCTGGGGCGGCGCCGACCCCGAGCTCGTCGACGTCGCCGCGCAGCACGACGCCGCGATCATCTGCACCCACACCGGCGGCGTGACGCCGCGGACCCGGCCCTACCGGATCAGCTACGACGGCCCCGGCGGCGTCGTCGCCGCCGCGATCGCCGACACCACCGCGTACGCCGAGCGGGCGCTGGCCGCCGGCGTCGCGGCTGAGTCCATCGTCATCGACCCCGCCCACGACTTCGGCAAGAACACCTTCCACTCCCTCGAGCTCACCCGCCGCCTCGGCGAGATGGTCGCCACCGGCTGGCCCGTGCTGGTCTCGCTGTCCAACAAGGACTTCGTCGGCGAGACCCTCGGCCTGCCGGTGGGGGAGCGGTTGGTGGGGACCCTGGCCGCGACGTCGGTGTGCGCCCTCGCCGGCGCCCGGATCTATCGCGTGCACCAGGTCGTCGAGACCCGCCAGACCGTCGACATGGTGTGCAGCATCGCCGGACGGCGGCCGCCGCTGCGCGCGATCCGGGGGCTGCAGTGA
- the galE gene encoding UDP-glucose 4-epimerase GalE, with product MKVLVTGGAGYLGSITAKALERAGHTPVVLDSFLSGPRGYVGDRIAYEGDIADRHLLGRVVAEHPDLEATIHMAARIVVPESVEQPYEYYRDNVAKSLEMFDALTALGKPRIIFSSTASLYALTPQFEVTEEDPVDPTSPYARTKRMMEMMLEDLAKATSLRAIILRYFNPIGADPDLETGYHLRDATHVVPLMAQAALGQREAFTLTGTDHPTRDGTGIRDYIHVWDLARAHVRAVEEFDNVLAKVGAPYTYLNLGGGHGVTVRELLAAVERVVGRPIPVVEAPARPGDAAGAYANADKAAELLGWRTELSLDEAIASALAWGEKRQDVLGYP from the coding sequence ATGAAGGTCCTCGTCACCGGCGGCGCCGGCTATCTCGGCTCGATCACCGCGAAGGCGCTCGAACGCGCCGGGCACACGCCCGTCGTCCTCGACTCTTTCCTCTCCGGGCCGCGCGGCTACGTCGGTGATCGCATCGCGTACGAGGGCGACATCGCTGACCGCCACCTGCTCGGGCGTGTCGTCGCCGAGCACCCGGACCTCGAGGCCACGATCCACATGGCGGCGCGGATCGTCGTACCGGAGTCGGTGGAGCAGCCGTACGAGTACTACCGCGACAACGTGGCGAAGTCGCTGGAGATGTTCGACGCGCTGACCGCGCTCGGCAAGCCGCGGATCATCTTCTCCTCCACCGCCTCCCTCTATGCGCTCACGCCGCAGTTCGAGGTCACCGAGGAGGACCCGGTCGATCCGACGTCGCCGTACGCGCGGACCAAGCGGATGATGGAGATGATGCTGGAGGACCTGGCGAAGGCCACCTCGCTGCGCGCGATCATCCTGCGCTACTTCAACCCGATCGGCGCCGACCCCGACCTGGAGACCGGCTACCACCTGCGCGACGCCACGCACGTCGTGCCGCTGATGGCGCAGGCGGCCCTGGGGCAGCGGGAGGCGTTCACGCTGACCGGCACCGACCACCCCACCCGCGACGGCACCGGCATCCGCGACTACATCCACGTCTGGGACCTGGCGCGGGCGCACGTGCGCGCCGTCGAGGAGTTCGACAACGTGCTCGCCAAGGTGGGCGCGCCCTACACGTACCTCAACCTCGGGGGCGGCCACGGCGTCACCGTGCGCGAGCTGCTCGCCGCCGTGGAGCGCGTCGTCGGGCGGCCCATCCCCGTCGTCGAGGCGCCGGCGCGGCCCGGTGACGCCGCAGGTGCGTACGCGAACGCCGACAAGGCCGCCGAGCTGCTGGGTTGGCGCACCGAGCTGTCGCTCGACGAGGCCATTGCCTCTGCCCTGGCGTGGGGGGAGAAGCGGCAGGACGTGCTCGGCTACCCGTGA
- a CDS encoding glucosyl-3-phosphoglycerate synthase — protein MGIRAAHWDDWTLERLLDAKAEQRQRVSLVVPARNEAATVGDVVTRVRETLMETVDLVDEIVVIDSDSVDDTYAVATSAGARVHRAAEIRPDLGTHPGKGEAMWKSLFVTTGDLVVFMDADLHDWDTHFVPGLLGPLLTDPAVQLVKGFYDRPGADGPLEGGRVTELVARPLIALLFPSLGELVQPLAGEWAVRRDWFASLSVPTGYAVELAALVDTVRARGPEAIAQVGLGTRAHRHQALRDLGGMATQILAAALARAGSAAISATGDVVLRQYLRGLEPLERAVPVLEREPAEGWL, from the coding sequence ATGGGGATCCGCGCCGCCCACTGGGACGACTGGACCCTGGAGCGGCTCCTGGACGCCAAGGCCGAGCAGCGCCAGCGGGTCAGCCTTGTCGTACCGGCGCGCAACGAGGCGGCCACCGTCGGCGACGTCGTCACCCGGGTCCGCGAGACGCTGATGGAGACCGTCGACCTCGTCGACGAGATCGTGGTCATCGACTCCGACTCCGTCGACGACACCTACGCCGTGGCCACCTCCGCTGGCGCCCGGGTGCACCGCGCCGCCGAGATCCGCCCCGACCTCGGCACCCACCCCGGCAAGGGCGAGGCGATGTGGAAGTCGCTGTTCGTCACCACCGGCGACCTGGTGGTGTTCATGGACGCCGACCTGCACGACTGGGACACCCACTTCGTGCCCGGCCTGCTCGGGCCGCTGCTCACCGACCCCGCCGTGCAGCTGGTCAAGGGCTTCTACGACCGGCCCGGCGCCGACGGGCCGCTCGAGGGCGGCCGGGTCACCGAGCTCGTCGCCCGGCCCCTGATCGCGCTGCTCTTCCCCTCGCTGGGAGAGCTGGTGCAGCCGCTCGCGGGGGAGTGGGCGGTACGACGCGACTGGTTCGCCTCGCTGTCCGTGCCCACCGGCTACGCCGTCGAGCTCGCCGCCCTCGTCGACACCGTCCGTGCCCGCGGACCCGAGGCGATCGCGCAGGTCGGGCTCGGGACCCGCGCCCACCGGCACCAGGCGCTGCGGGACCTCGGCGGGATGGCCACCCAGATCCTCGCCGCCGCGCTGGCGCGCGCCGGCTCGGCCGCCATCTCGGCCACCGGGGACGTGGTGCTGCGGCAGTACCTGCGAGGGTTGGAGCCGCTCGAGCGCGCCGTACCGGTCCTCGAGCGGGAACCTGCGGAGGGATGGCTGTGA
- a CDS encoding SatD family protein — MFTVIGDLVGSRRLPDRAAAQRRLGDVLTEVNAALAPAQDFEATIGDEFQGATADLATALLAGLLIRLRMLEVVDVRCGYGAGEVTVHDPSRRPLLQDGPGWWAARAAIDELGRRRAARSWYDAGESVGESAAAGAAAGGAAAAAAAVGQVNAFLLTRDALVDRLSDRGRRLLDGALCGATQRELAEREGITEGAVSQQFARGVGAVRDAHLVLAAATGTFGTSQAGASYTEVSQAEVVEGER; from the coding sequence GTGTTCACCGTGATCGGCGACCTCGTCGGCTCCCGCCGGCTGCCCGACCGCGCCGCCGCACAGCGCCGGCTCGGCGACGTACTCACCGAGGTGAACGCCGCCCTGGCGCCCGCGCAGGACTTCGAGGCCACCATCGGCGACGAGTTCCAGGGCGCCACCGCCGACCTCGCCACCGCGCTGCTCGCCGGGCTGCTGATCCGGCTGCGGATGTTGGAGGTCGTCGACGTGCGCTGCGGGTACGGCGCCGGCGAGGTCACCGTGCACGACCCCTCGCGGCGACCGCTGCTGCAGGACGGGCCCGGCTGGTGGGCCGCCCGCGCCGCGATCGACGAGCTCGGGCGGCGGCGCGCTGCGCGCAGCTGGTACGACGCGGGGGAGTCCGTCGGGGAGTCCGCCGCGGCGGGGGCAGCGGCTGGGGGAGCGGCGGCGGCAGCGGCGGCGGTCGGGCAGGTCAACGCCTTCCTGCTCACCCGCGACGCCCTCGTCGACCGGCTCAGCGACCGCGGCCGCCGGCTCCTCGACGGCGCGCTGTGCGGCGCCACCCAGCGTGAGCTCGCCGAGCGGGAGGGCATCACCGAGGGGGCCGTCTCCCAGCAATTCGCCCGCGGTGTCGGGGCCGTGCGCGATGCTCACCTCGTGCTCGCCGCGGCGACGGGTACGTTCGGGACCTCGCAAGCCGGGGCCTCGTACACCGAGGTCTCGCAAGCCGAGGTGGTGGAAGGAGAGCGATGA
- a CDS encoding rhomboid family intramembrane serine protease, with translation MAVGFVVLLWAVELLDGLLAHRLDGWGIRPRDAEGLGGVLAAPLLHGGWDHLGANTGPALVLGFLALVTGLVRGLAATAIIWLASGLAVWLVAGSDSVHLGASGLIFGWITYLAVQGFVDRKPGEIVLGIVVLLIYGGVLWGVLPGQPGVSWQGHLFGALAGVLAAVLLSERRAGGRGGGRGVRRGVGGRR, from the coding sequence GTGGCGGTCGGGTTCGTCGTACTGCTGTGGGCGGTGGAGCTGCTCGACGGGTTGCTCGCGCACCGCCTCGACGGCTGGGGCATCCGCCCGCGCGACGCCGAGGGGCTCGGCGGGGTCCTCGCCGCGCCGCTGCTGCACGGCGGCTGGGACCACCTCGGCGCCAACACCGGACCGGCCCTCGTCCTCGGCTTCCTCGCCCTCGTCACCGGCCTGGTCCGCGGACTGGCCGCCACCGCCATCATCTGGCTCGCCAGCGGGCTGGCGGTGTGGCTGGTCGCCGGCAGCGACTCGGTGCACCTCGGTGCCTCCGGGCTGATCTTCGGCTGGATCACCTACTTGGCGGTACAGGGGTTCGTCGACCGCAAGCCCGGCGAGATCGTGCTCGGCATCGTCGTGCTGCTGATCTACGGCGGCGTGCTGTGGGGCGTGCTGCCCGGTCAGCCCGGCGTCTCCTGGCAGGGGCACCTGTTCGGAGCGCTTGCCGGGGTGCTGGCAGCGGTGCTGCTCAGTGAGCGGCGTGCGGGTGGGCGTGGTGGTGGGCGTGGTGTGCGGCGTGGTGTGGGTGGGCGCCGGTGA
- a CDS encoding LacI family DNA-binding transcriptional regulator, whose product MSRPPNAADGQVPRASNGTAPTLDEVARLAGVSRATASRAINGGNRVSADALAAVQAAVSTLGYTPNPAARSLVTRRTGSVALVVPEPDERVFSDPFFVHTLRGVNRVLVARDLQLVLLIARPGEEERRMLRYLSGRHVDGAIVVSHHRNDRLVEQLADLSLPSVFVGRPLTSADKVAYVDTDNVAGGRAATELLVERGCTRIANLAGPSDMAAGHDRLAGWRGALRAAGLPDDLVEHGDFTEAGGEDAARRLLARDAGFDGLVVASDLMAAGALRVLADAGRRVPEDVAVVGYDDLGIPERTTPALTTVRNPIAEMAEHAARLLLEQVDGQRAGSAIRVIFPPSLIRRASA is encoded by the coding sequence GTGAGCCGCCCCCCGAACGCCGCCGACGGCCAGGTGCCGCGGGCGAGCAACGGGACCGCGCCGACCCTCGATGAGGTGGCGCGGCTGGCCGGGGTGTCCCGGGCGACCGCCTCGCGGGCGATCAACGGCGGCAACCGGGTCTCCGCCGACGCCCTCGCCGCGGTGCAGGCGGCCGTCTCGACGCTGGGGTACACGCCCAACCCCGCGGCCCGGAGCCTGGTCACGCGTCGTACCGGCTCGGTGGCGCTGGTGGTGCCCGAGCCCGACGAGCGGGTGTTCTCCGACCCCTTCTTCGTGCACACCCTGCGCGGGGTGAACCGGGTGCTGGTCGCCCGCGACCTGCAGCTGGTGCTGCTGATCGCCCGGCCCGGGGAGGAGGAGCGGCGGATGCTGCGCTACCTGTCCGGGCGCCACGTGGACGGCGCCATCGTCGTGTCCCACCACCGCAACGACCGGCTGGTCGAACAGCTGGCGGACCTGTCCCTGCCGAGCGTGTTCGTGGGCCGGCCGCTGACGAGCGCGGACAAGGTGGCCTATGTCGACACCGACAACGTCGCCGGCGGCCGGGCGGCGACCGAGCTGCTCGTGGAGCGCGGCTGCACCCGGATCGCCAACCTCGCCGGGCCCAGCGACATGGCCGCCGGCCACGACCGGCTGGCCGGCTGGCGGGGCGCGCTGCGCGCCGCGGGCCTGCCCGACGACCTGGTCGAGCACGGCGACTTCACCGAGGCCGGCGGGGAGGACGCCGCGCGCCGGCTGCTGGCGCGCGACGCCGGCTTCGACGGCCTGGTGGTCGCCTCCGACCTGATGGCCGCCGGTGCGCTGCGGGTGCTGGCCGACGCCGGGCGGCGGGTGCCCGAGGACGTCGCCGTGGTCGGGTACGACGACCTCGGCATCCCCGAGCGGACCACCCCCGCGCTGACCACCGTGCGCAACCCGATCGCCGAGATGGCCGAGCACGCCGCCCGCCTCCTCCTCGAGCAGGTCGACGGCCAACGTGCCGGCTCCGCGATCCGGGTCATCTTCCCTCCCTCACTCATCCGCCGCGCCAGCGCCTGA
- a CDS encoding N-acetylmuramoyl-L-alanine amidase family protein has protein sequence MTVRLLPGAAAAALALSVLAAGCGDGGTTRDHAATPSVAPGAGAPASGSAAPPTAPKPLAGKVVVLDPGHQLGNRNHAARINAPVDAGEFTKPCNTTGTATDAGYPEATFTWEVAGEAKRMLRRLGARVLLTRTSNSDEAWGPCLDVRGTIGNPGAAGPTADLRISIHADGVTAPGARGFHVIAPGARTGRAADLVAPSRRLAEQVRDALVRAGFSRSTYTGSGGIAVRDDLGTLNHSAVPAVMVELANMRHPGDAELVADARVRARYARALVRAVRGYLAS, from the coding sequence GTGACCGTCCGGCTTCTTCCAGGGGCAGCGGCCGCGGCGCTCGCGTTGTCGGTGCTGGCGGCCGGGTGCGGGGACGGCGGTACGACCCGTGATCACGCCGCGACGCCCTCGGTCGCGCCCGGTGCGGGCGCGCCGGCCTCGGGCAGTGCTGCGCCGCCCACCGCGCCGAAGCCGCTCGCCGGCAAGGTCGTCGTGCTCGACCCCGGCCACCAGCTCGGCAACCGCAACCACGCAGCGCGGATCAACGCACCCGTCGACGCCGGTGAGTTCACCAAGCCGTGCAACACCACGGGCACCGCCACGGACGCGGGCTACCCGGAGGCGACCTTCACCTGGGAGGTCGCGGGGGAGGCGAAGCGGATGCTGCGCCGCCTGGGCGCCCGGGTGCTGCTGACGCGGACGTCCAACAGTGACGAGGCCTGGGGGCCGTGCCTCGACGTCCGCGGCACGATCGGCAACCCCGGCGCCGCCGGGCCCACCGCGGACCTGCGGATCAGCATCCACGCCGACGGCGTGACGGCCCCCGGCGCGCGGGGCTTCCACGTCATCGCGCCCGGCGCCCGAACCGGACGGGCCGCGGACCTCGTCGCGCCCTCGCGCCGGCTCGCCGAGCAGGTCCGGGACGCCCTGGTGCGCGCCGGGTTCTCGCGGTCGACGTACACGGGGTCCGGCGGCATCGCCGTCCGGGACGACCTGGGCACGCTCAACCACTCCGCGGTGCCCGCCGTGATGGTGGAGCTGGCCAACATGCGCCACCCCGGCGACGCGGAGCTGGTCGCCGACGCCCGCGTGCGGGCCCGCTACGCCCGCGCCCTGGTGCGCGCCGTCCGCGGTTACCTGGCCTCCTGA
- a CDS encoding TIGR03617 family F420-dependent LLM class oxidoreductase, whose translation MLLDLQLTGRPDEALASARELTEAGAAGLFTFEGPHDVFLPLAAVAGRVDTDLMTNVAIAMPRSPVHLAHAAWDLQLMSHGRFRLGLGSQIKPHIEKRYGATWSPPAARMREIVGAVKAILTAWQEGTPLEFRGEHTTHTLMPPTFVPGPNPYGVPPVLLGALGPLMTRTAAEVADGLLVMPFHSHRHIQERTMPAVAEGLALAGRSAEDFAVLPQAILAMGRAEEEILTARAAVRGLLAFYGSTPAYRSVLDIEGWGELQPQLNALSKLGDVAAMMALVTDDMVDTLAVVGTPEECAAELLRRFGAFADRVCCYFPGYHAPPDQVAALAVALANGAG comes from the coding sequence ATGCTCCTCGACCTGCAGCTGACCGGCCGTCCCGACGAGGCGCTGGCGAGCGCCCGCGAGCTGACGGAGGCCGGCGCCGCGGGCCTGTTCACGTTCGAGGGGCCGCACGACGTGTTCCTGCCGCTGGCCGCGGTCGCGGGCCGCGTGGACACCGACCTGATGACGAACGTGGCGATCGCGATGCCGCGCTCCCCCGTGCACCTGGCGCACGCCGCCTGGGACCTGCAGCTGATGTCGCACGGGCGGTTCCGGCTCGGGCTGGGCTCGCAGATCAAGCCGCACATCGAGAAGCGGTACGGCGCCACCTGGTCCCCACCGGCGGCCCGGATGCGGGAGATCGTGGGTGCGGTCAAGGCGATCCTCACCGCCTGGCAGGAGGGCACGCCGCTGGAGTTCCGCGGCGAGCACACCACGCACACGCTGATGCCGCCGACGTTCGTGCCCGGCCCGAACCCGTACGGCGTCCCGCCGGTCCTCCTCGGCGCGCTCGGCCCGCTGATGACCCGCACCGCCGCGGAGGTGGCCGACGGGCTGCTGGTGATGCCGTTCCACAGCCACCGGCACATCCAGGAGCGCACGATGCCGGCGGTCGCCGAGGGCCTGGCGCTGGCCGGACGCAGTGCCGAGGACTTCGCGGTGCTGCCGCAGGCGATCCTGGCGATGGGGCGTGCGGAGGAGGAGATCCTCACCGCCCGCGCCGCGGTCCGCGGGCTGCTGGCGTTCTACGGCTCCACGCCCGCCTACCGCTCCGTGCTGGACATCGAGGGCTGGGGCGAGCTGCAGCCGCAGCTCAACGCGCTGTCCAAGCTCGGCGACGTGGCGGCGATGATGGCGCTGGTCACCGACGACATGGTGGACACCCTCGCCGTCGTCGGCACCCCGGAGGAGTGCGCGGCTGAGCTGCTGCGTCGCTTCGGCGCCTTCGCGGACCGGGTGTGCTGCTACTTCCCCGGCTACCACGCGCCGCCGGATCAGGTGGCCGCGCTGGCCGTGGCGCTGGCGAACGGGGCCGGCTGA
- a CDS encoding VanZ family protein, whose protein sequence is MKPSLQHASLWLGLWLASLVVVVALSLGSPPPGPEVPNADKWQHFLTYGVLAAAAVQVFRRGTPLLLACAGVVLLGIGLEVAQGTLTATRQMDWRDAVANTAGVLLGAATVLTPLRDVLVRRGWI, encoded by the coding sequence GTGAAGCCGTCCCTGCAGCATGCCTCGCTGTGGCTCGGGCTGTGGCTGGCGTCGTTGGTCGTGGTGGTCGCGCTCTCCCTCGGCTCGCCGCCGCCGGGGCCGGAGGTGCCCAATGCCGACAAGTGGCAGCACTTCCTGACCTACGGCGTGCTCGCCGCCGCGGCGGTGCAGGTGTTCCGGCGCGGTACGCCGCTGCTGCTCGCCTGCGCCGGTGTCGTGCTGCTCGGGATCGGCCTCGAGGTCGCGCAGGGCACGCTCACCGCGACCCGGCAGATGGACTGGCGCGACGCCGTGGCGAACACCGCCGGGGTGCTGCTCGGGGCGGCGACCGTGCTGACGCCGCTGCGCGACGTGCTGGTGCGTCGCGGCTGGATCTGA
- a CDS encoding enoyl-CoA hydratase-related protein, giving the protein MTAEHLLIDRDRLAPGVVEVTFNRPERRNAFTKAMYERMRQLCGELAADDTARVLVLRGAGGKAFAAGNEISDFLETDAASYERWIGELLQMIAGLPQVTIAAVDGVCVGGGLAVATHCDLRVATTGSRFGYPIARTLGNALSASVVYRCASVFGEPLTREMLLASRLVSADRAYAVGALVAAVPDAEALEAEVAALVTGITQASRVTLQVTKSQLLVRARGAEAAPAGEEELLREVYTGPDFAEGVRAFLAKEQPAFGR; this is encoded by the coding sequence GTGACCGCTGAGCACCTGCTGATCGACCGTGACCGCCTCGCGCCCGGCGTGGTGGAGGTGACGTTCAACCGGCCCGAGCGCCGCAACGCCTTCACCAAGGCGATGTACGAGCGGATGCGGCAGCTGTGCGGCGAGCTCGCCGCCGACGACACGGCCCGGGTGCTGGTGCTGCGCGGCGCCGGCGGCAAGGCCTTCGCCGCCGGCAACGAGATCAGCGACTTCCTCGAGACCGACGCGGCGTCGTACGAACGGTGGATCGGTGAGCTGCTGCAGATGATCGCCGGCCTGCCGCAGGTCACCATCGCCGCCGTCGACGGCGTCTGCGTGGGCGGTGGGCTGGCGGTGGCCACGCACTGCGACCTGCGGGTGGCCACGACCGGCTCGCGGTTTGGGTACCCGATCGCGCGCACGCTGGGCAACGCGCTCTCCGCCTCCGTGGTCTACCGGTGCGCCAGCGTGTTCGGTGAGCCGCTGACCCGGGAGATGCTGCTGGCCTCCCGCCTGGTTTCGGCCGACCGGGCGTACGCCGTCGGTGCGCTGGTCGCCGCCGTCCCCGACGCCGAGGCGTTGGAGGCTGAGGTTGCCGCGCTCGTCACCGGCATCACCCAGGCCTCCCGGGTCACCCTGCAGGTGACCAAGTCGCAGCTGCTGGTTCGGGCTCGCGGTGCTGAGGCCGCACCCGCCGGCGAGGAGGAGCTGCTGCGCGAGGTCTACACCGGCCCCGACTTCGCCGAGGGAGTCCGGGCGTTCCTGGCGAAGGAGCAGCCCGCCTTCGGCCGCTGA